The sequence TAAGTGACGGTGCTTAGTATCATTGCGTGCAGTCCATAGGAACCAAAGCACGACAAAAGGAATGAATTCCCTCACATTACCCCCCAGAGACCACTCGCGACCCCTTTTCCAAGCACTGAGAAACAGACTGAAGTTCTCAGTGGCAGGGATGCGAACTCTAAAGATAGCCCCAAAGAAATGCCACACAGAGCGGGCGATGGGACCGTCGATGAAAATGTGAGTAAATGTCTCCGACATCTCACAGCACTGGCACTTGGACACAAGGGAGAAACCCCGCTGCTGGAGCACCTCATCCACAGGCAACCACCGATGCCAAAACCTCCACAGAAAGAAGGACATGGTGGGCCTCATCCAGCGACCCCAACAGGGAGTAAAGATATCCGAGACCGAGCCTCTCGGTCGGACCTGCTCCCAAGCAGATCTCACAAAAAAGGCACCATCGGTGCTGTGGATCCAGATAGTCGCATCCGGTTCATCCACCAAAACAGGAATCTGAACGATCTCCTCCGCCACCGAGGGAGCGACGACAGCGCAAAGGAGATCAAAATCCCAGTCTCCCTCCAAAAGGAAGCTGAAAACATGCACACACCGATCCCCTCTGACATTACACCTGCTCGACAAAGGGGCATCACCCAACCAAGTATCATCCCAAAAAGAGACATCCCTAAGACCAATCCTCCACCGGATACCAGGCTCCGCACGAGGTCTAATCTGGAGCAAGGGCCTCCAAGTGGGGGAAATGGCTCCACGAGAAGGAGCACAAATAGGGCTGACAGTCCGGCAATACTTCCTCGAAAGGAATCTCGCCCAGAGAGAGGAACCCTGCCGGAATCTGAACCACAGCTTCATGGAAAAGCTATCAACAATGTTGAGCCTGCGAAAACCCAGGCCTCCTTCTTCCACAGGGAGACAGGCGCGAGACCAGCGGGCCCAGTGCCACTTCTTTTCTAAGGGTCTGGAGCCCCAAAGAAAAGCATTGAAAATACGCTCCAATTTCTCCAAAACAGCTAAAGGAGGCTGGATCACCAGGCAGAGATAGATCGGGATCGAAAGGAGCACACTGCGGATCAGCGTCATCCTACTCCCAGGAGCAAGGGAACGGGACTCCCAGCCCTCCAGCTTTTTCCGGACCGACTGCAGAAGAGGATCAAAGAGAGAGCACTTGCGGTTCCCACGGAAAAGCGGAGCTCCAAGGTATTTCAAGGGCAGCTGCCCCTCCGCAAATCCAGTGATTTGCAGCAAACGGGAGCGGCGACGAGCGGTCCAGCCCAGAGGAAAGATCAAAGCACTCTTGGCCACATTAACGAGCTGGCCCGAGCAATTTTCATTGTGAGCCAGAAAATCTTTGAGACGCTGAAGACCACGGGATCCCCCATTGGCAAAAATAATGACATCGTCAGCATAGGCCAAATGGGAAATCGGCAAATCACACCCAGACCGATACCTCAAATCAGCATGCTGGAGGAACAACCGGTCCAAGCCACGGGACAGATACTCCGCTCCAAGAATAAAGAGGAGGGGAGATAAAGGGTCACCCTGTCTCAGGCCTCTCGAGGAAGCAAAGAAACCAGCAGGGGTACCATTGACATTAACCGAGAACTTGCAAAAAGAAATGCAAGCCCTCACCATTCTCACAACCTGCTCCGAAAAACCAAACCTTCGGAGGACATCCAGAAGAAAAGACCATTGGAATCTATCATAGGCCTTAGCCATGTCCAATTTCAGAATGACATTACCACCACGGGCAGGGAGATTAAGACTATGAGTGAGCTCATGCGCGAGAAGGATATTGTCAGCAATCATCCGCCCCGGCACAAAGCCACTCTGACTCTGAAAAACGAGTCTCCCCACCACCGACCGCAGACGAGAGTATAAAAGCTTCGAGATAATCTTGTTGGAAACATTACACAAGCTGATGGGACGGAAGTCCGTCCAAGCTTGCGCACCCTCGACTTTGGGAATCAAAGTGATCGTGGTGGCAGTGAAGCCCTGGGGCATAAGAGAGCCCCGAAAGAAATCAAGGACAGCGTCCATGACATCATGCTGCACAAAATCCCAGCAGCTCTGAAAGAAAACCGAAGAAAACTCATCGGGGCCCGCCACACTATCCCGAGGGATGGAAAAGACGACAGCACGTACCTCCTCCAAGGAAGGTGCGGCGGCAAAGCTATGGTTCTCCTCCTCCGAAATCTCCGAGGAGAAGCCAGAAAAATCCGGAAGATCCAGGACAAAAGGATCTCCAGTGAGGAGGCGCTCAAAATAGGCAGCCCCAGACTGCTTGATGAGACCAGGAGAGGTGAGGCAATTACCATCCTCCCAAATACGAAAGATCTTATTAACCacattcttcttcttcaccaTGTTGTGGAAAAGCTTCGTATTCCTCTCCCCGTCCTCAAGCCAATTACAAGCAGCTTTCTGCTTCCAAAAATCCGCTTCCATAGCGGTGACTCTAGACAGCTCCTCATTGCATCTGGACAAGAGGGTCTGGCTATGCTCAGAGGGATCCGCTTCACAGGCAGCCTCAGCCAGTCTAACCGACCTCTCCGCCTCAGCGATCTTCTTCAACTGTTTCAGCTTGGCAAAGAGCCTGGGCATGCCTTGCAAAGAGCAGGGCATGTTCCAGTTCAGCCTGACGGTTTGAAGGAACCCCGGGTGCCGAGTACACATGCTCTGGAACCGAAACGAGCTCGGCCCCCGAGCAAAGACAGGAGCAGACACCAAAAGAGGACAATGATCCGAAACCGTGCGAATGAGGTGTTCAACCCTGATAGAGTTGAAATGGTCACCCCAATCCACAGAAACAAAAACTCTGTCAAGACGCTTCCAAATGGACTTATTCGTCCAGGTGAACGAAGAGCCCTCAAAACCAGCGTCAACCAGCGCAGACTCCAAAACAAAATGATTAAACTCGTCCATGGGGA comes from Henckelia pumila isolate YLH828 chromosome 4, ASM3356847v2, whole genome shotgun sequence and encodes:
- the LOC140861383 gene encoding uncharacterized protein, whose protein sequence is MIALDQRFMTRRLGFQRVLSNVSGHIWVFLADNVKAECVLDHAQFLHLRVAAPFLPTHVFCSFVYAKCDYTLRRDLWASLLQVKPVGGSWLVGGDFNVVRDASECLGSSGGRQLPMDEFNHFVLESALVDAGFEGSSFTWTNKSIWKRLDRVFVSVDWGDHFNSIRVEHLIRTVSDHCPLLVSAPVFARGPSSFRFQSMCTRHPGFLQTVRLNWNMPCSLQGMPRLFAKLKQLKKIAEAERSVRLAEAACEADPSEHSQTLLSRCNEELSRVTAMEADFWKQKAACNWLEDGERNTKLFHNMVKKKNVVNKIFRIWEDGNCLTSPGLIKQSGAAYFERLLTGDPFVLDLPDFSGFSSEISEEENHSFAAAPSLEEVRAVVFSIPRDSVAGPDEFSSVFFQSCWDFVQHDVMDAVLDFFRGSLMPQGFTATTITLIPKVEGAQAWTDFRPISLCNVSNKIISKLLYSRLRSVVGRLVFQSQSGFVPGRMIADNILLAHELTHSLNLPARGGNVILKLDMAKAYDRFQWSFLLDVLRRFGFSEQVVRMVRACISFCKFSVNVNGTPAGFFASSRGLRQGDPLSPLLFILGAEYLSRGLDRLFLQHADLRYRSGCDLPISHLAYADDVIIFANGGSRGLQRLKDFLAHNENCSGQLVNVAKSALIFPLGWTARRRSRLLQITGFAEGQLPLKYLGAPLFRGNRKCSLFDPLLQSVRKKLEGWESRSLAPGSRMTLIRSVLLSIPIYLCLVIQPPLAVLEKLERIFNAFLWGSRPLEKKWHWARWSRACLPVEEGGLGFRRLNIVDSFSMKLWFRFRQGSSLWARFLSRKYCRTVSPICAPSRGAISPTWRPLLQIRPRAEPGIRWRIGLRDVSFWDDTWLGDAPLSSRCNVRGDRCVHVFSFLLEGDWDFDLLCAVVAPSVAEEIVQIPVLVDEPDATIWIHSTDGAFFVRSAWEQVRPRGSVSDIFTPCWGRWMRPTMSFFLWRFWHRWLPVDEVLQQRGFSLVSKCQCCEMSETFTHIFIDGPIARSVWHFFGAIFRVRIPATENFSLFLSAWKRGREWSLGGNVREFIPFVVLWFLWTARNDTKHRHLPYSAEKVKFQILSYLRLAHSATVIKPRLWLGALQAARKMGISVGLQRIHKTAIVRWLRPPPGSFKLNVDGSSRELWAIWRGILLCSDLSLFPLWIETDSQIAIQILRSRRCRWDLDHIVSRTRVLVRNRPVHFSHIYREGNSVADALARQAHDHRQCLLEIGVSLTTPIAALARTALRPFSGVFGVSLFPYRLLCFLQGDGSSGVLCASPCLVLAVVFLGVRLWLEFPSPFSCFFALGLLVCGRSSFSSRPMYSDFPADHDFWHISCIALICCSALDGASLFSRFSVRFDFAGLELWISSRFYCTG